One window of the Anaeromyxobacter dehalogenans 2CP-C genome contains the following:
- a CDS encoding ABC transporter substrate-binding protein, translating into MHRFALALVAAGLAAGAAPAPAAEKLSDGKVKLGVLTDMTGYYADLAGPGSVVAARMAVEDFGGKVLGKPVELVSADHQLKADVASNIARKWIDEGQVDAIVDLVSSSTAGAVMPVAAEKKRITLLSGPGTTAFTGEKCTRYNVHYTYNNWALANGTGREVVKQGGDSWFFLTADYIFGKSLEEDTTKVVKAAGGKVLGAARYPSPGTTDFSSYLLQAQGSGAKIVGLANAGADTVNSIRQAEEFGVTPKQSLAGLLVFITDVHSLGLEAAKGMYLTTAFYWDLNDETRKWSRRFFQKHGKMPTMVQAGVYSSVMHYLKAVQAAGTDDADAVMAKMRETPVNDFFAKNARIGPDGLLRHDMYLARVKAPKDSKQPWDYYQIVKTIPAAEAFPSVEAQACPLAKR; encoded by the coding sequence ATGCACCGGTTCGCCCTCGCCCTCGTCGCCGCCGGCCTCGCCGCCGGCGCGGCGCCCGCCCCCGCCGCGGAGAAGCTCTCCGACGGCAAGGTCAAGCTCGGCGTCCTCACCGACATGACCGGCTACTACGCCGACCTGGCCGGCCCCGGCTCGGTGGTGGCGGCGCGGATGGCCGTGGAGGACTTCGGCGGCAAGGTCCTCGGCAAGCCCGTCGAGCTCGTCTCCGCCGACCACCAGCTCAAGGCCGACGTCGCCTCCAACATCGCGCGCAAGTGGATCGACGAGGGCCAGGTGGACGCCATCGTGGACCTGGTCTCCTCGTCCACCGCCGGCGCGGTGATGCCGGTCGCGGCGGAGAAGAAGCGCATCACGCTGCTCTCCGGCCCGGGCACCACCGCGTTCACCGGCGAGAAGTGCACCCGGTACAACGTGCACTACACCTACAACAACTGGGCGCTCGCGAACGGCACCGGCCGCGAGGTGGTGAAGCAGGGCGGCGACTCCTGGTTCTTCCTGACCGCCGACTACATCTTCGGGAAGTCGCTGGAGGAGGACACCACCAAGGTGGTGAAGGCGGCCGGCGGCAAGGTGCTCGGCGCCGCGCGCTACCCCTCCCCCGGCACCACCGACTTCTCCAGCTACCTGCTGCAGGCGCAGGGCTCCGGCGCGAAGATCGTCGGCCTCGCGAACGCCGGCGCGGACACCGTGAACTCCATCCGCCAGGCCGAGGAGTTCGGCGTCACGCCGAAGCAGAGCCTGGCCGGCCTGCTCGTGTTCATCACCGACGTGCACAGCCTCGGGCTCGAGGCGGCCAAGGGCATGTACCTCACCACCGCGTTCTACTGGGACCTGAACGACGAGACGCGCAAGTGGTCGCGGCGCTTCTTCCAGAAGCACGGGAAGATGCCGACCATGGTCCAAGCCGGCGTGTACTCGTCGGTCATGCACTACCTGAAGGCGGTGCAGGCGGCCGGCACCGACGACGCCGACGCGGTGATGGCGAAGATGCGCGAGACGCCGGTGAACGACTTCTTCGCGAAGAACGCGCGCATCGGGCCCGACGGGCTGCTGCGCCACGACATGTACCTCGCCCGCGTGAAGGCGCCGAAGGACTCGAAGCAGCCCTGGGACTACTACCAGATCGTGAAGACCATCCCGGCCGCCGAGGCGTTCCCCTCGGTCGAGGCCCAGGCCTGCCCGCTGGCGAAGAGGTAG
- a CDS encoding branched-chain amino acid ABC transporter permease, with protein sequence MTQALFGQLFLGLINGAFYALLSLGLAVIFGLLDVVNFAHGAQYMMGAFAAWMGLTYLGVPYGWALLLAPLAVGLVGMAVERTLLRRLQGLDPLYGLLLTFGLTLIAEGLFHHAYGNSGFAYPVPGWLRGGVNLGFMFLPLYRAWAVGLSLAVCLACWFVIERTKLGAYLRAGTENPKLLQAFGVNVPLMFTLTYGFGAALAAFAGVVAAPVYQVTPLMGSSVIMVVFAVVVIGGMGSIGGAIVTGLGVGLLEGLTRFWYPPASSVVVFVVMALVLLVRPAGLFGRER encoded by the coding sequence ATGACCCAGGCGCTCTTCGGCCAGCTCTTCCTCGGCCTCATCAACGGCGCGTTCTACGCGCTCCTCTCGCTGGGCCTCGCGGTCATCTTCGGCCTGCTCGACGTGGTGAACTTCGCCCACGGCGCGCAGTACATGATGGGCGCCTTCGCCGCGTGGATGGGGCTCACGTACCTGGGCGTCCCCTACGGCTGGGCGCTCCTGCTCGCGCCGCTCGCGGTGGGCCTCGTCGGCATGGCCGTCGAGCGGACGCTGCTGCGCCGCCTGCAGGGGCTGGATCCGCTCTACGGCCTGCTGCTCACGTTCGGCCTCACGCTCATCGCGGAGGGGCTGTTCCACCACGCCTACGGCAACTCCGGCTTCGCCTACCCGGTGCCGGGCTGGCTGCGCGGCGGCGTGAACCTCGGCTTCATGTTCCTGCCGCTGTACCGCGCCTGGGCGGTGGGGCTGTCGCTGGCGGTGTGCCTCGCCTGCTGGTTCGTCATCGAGCGGACCAAGCTGGGCGCGTACCTGCGCGCCGGCACGGAGAACCCGAAGCTGCTGCAGGCGTTCGGGGTGAACGTGCCGCTCATGTTCACGCTCACCTACGGCTTCGGCGCGGCGCTCGCCGCGTTCGCCGGCGTGGTGGCCGCGCCGGTGTACCAGGTGACGCCGCTCATGGGGTCGAGCGTCATCATGGTGGTGTTCGCGGTGGTGGTGATCGGCGGCATGGGGTCGATCGGCGGCGCCATCGTCACCGGCCTCGGCGTCGGGCTGCTCGAGGGCCTGACGCGCTTCTGGTACCCGCCCGCCTCCAGCGTGGTGGTGTTCGTGGTGATGGCGCTCGTGCTGCTGGTGCGCCCCGCCGGCCTCTTCGGGAGGGAGCGCTAG
- a CDS encoding branched-chain amino acid ABC transporter permease has translation MPGRLVTWGWLALLAAGLAAPFVVYPVFAMNVLCLALFASAFNLLLGYTGLLSFGHAAFLGASAYATGWALRSWGLPPEVAVLLGTALAAALGLAFGALAIRRSGIYFAMITLGFAQLVYFLVVQLPWTGGEDGLQGIPRGRALGLLPLDDPRTAYWFVYAAFLAGFWLLHRAIHSPFGHVLRAIRENEPRAVSLGYDVARYKLLAFVLSAGVSGLAGGLKAVVLQFASLSDVHWHRSGEVVLMTLLGGMGTVLGPSVGALLVVALENYLADTGSWVTVITGAVFVACVVAFRRGIVGEVRALVRRSFTGGKP, from the coding sequence ATGCCCGGGCGGCTCGTCACCTGGGGCTGGCTGGCCCTGCTCGCCGCGGGGCTGGCCGCGCCGTTCGTGGTGTACCCGGTCTTCGCCATGAACGTGCTCTGCCTGGCGCTGTTCGCGAGCGCTTTCAACCTGCTGCTCGGCTACACCGGGCTGCTCTCCTTCGGCCACGCCGCGTTCCTGGGCGCGTCCGCCTACGCCACCGGCTGGGCGCTGCGGAGCTGGGGGCTGCCGCCGGAGGTGGCGGTGCTGCTCGGCACCGCGCTCGCCGCCGCGCTGGGCCTCGCGTTCGGGGCGCTCGCCATCCGGCGCTCCGGCATCTACTTCGCGATGATCACGCTGGGCTTCGCGCAGCTCGTGTACTTCCTGGTGGTCCAGCTGCCCTGGACCGGCGGCGAGGACGGGCTGCAGGGCATCCCGCGCGGCCGCGCGCTCGGGCTGCTCCCGCTCGACGACCCGCGCACCGCCTACTGGTTCGTGTACGCCGCGTTCCTCGCCGGCTTCTGGCTGCTCCACCGCGCCATCCACTCCCCGTTCGGCCACGTGCTCCGCGCCATCCGCGAGAACGAGCCGCGCGCGGTCTCGCTCGGCTACGACGTGGCCCGCTACAAGCTGCTCGCGTTCGTGCTCTCGGCCGGCGTCTCCGGCCTGGCGGGCGGGCTGAAGGCGGTGGTGCTCCAGTTCGCCTCGCTCTCCGACGTGCACTGGCACCGGTCGGGCGAGGTGGTGCTCATGACCCTGCTCGGCGGCATGGGCACGGTGCTCGGGCCTTCGGTGGGGGCGCTGCTGGTGGTGGCGCTCGAGAACTACCTTGCCGACACCGGCTCGTGGGTGACGGTGATCACCGGCGCGGTGTTCGTCGCCTGCGTGGTCGCGTTCCGCCGCGGGATCGTGGGCGAGGTCCGCGCGCTGGTGCGGCGGTCGTTCACCGGAGGGAAGCCATGA
- a CDS encoding 3-hydroxybutyrate dehydrogenase translates to MSAGLDGRAALVTGAASGIGREIAEQLAREGARVVLADLDAAGAGQAAAALAAQGLVAQGIGCDVTREADVERAVAAVLAAHGRLDVLVNNAGLQHVAPLDAFPTERFELLLRVMLVGPFLATKHAFPVMRRQRHGRVVNVASVNGLVGFAGKAAYNSAKHGLLGLTKVAALEGAADGITVNALCPGYVDTPLVRNQLADLARTRGVPLERVLEDVIYPLVPQRRLLSPREVADYALFLASDRAAGVTGSAAVVDGGYTAQ, encoded by the coding sequence ATGAGCGCTGGGCTGGACGGGCGGGCCGCGCTGGTCACCGGCGCGGCGAGCGGCATCGGCCGCGAGATCGCGGAGCAGCTCGCGCGGGAGGGCGCCCGGGTGGTGCTGGCCGACCTCGACGCCGCGGGCGCCGGGCAGGCCGCCGCCGCGCTGGCGGCCCAGGGGCTCGTGGCGCAGGGCATCGGCTGCGACGTCACCCGCGAGGCGGACGTGGAGCGGGCGGTCGCCGCGGTGCTCGCCGCGCACGGGCGGCTCGACGTGCTCGTGAACAACGCCGGGCTGCAGCACGTGGCGCCGCTCGACGCGTTCCCCACCGAGAGGTTCGAGCTGCTGCTGCGGGTGATGCTGGTCGGGCCGTTCCTCGCCACCAAGCACGCGTTCCCGGTCATGCGCCGGCAGCGGCACGGGCGCGTCGTGAACGTGGCGTCGGTGAACGGCCTCGTCGGCTTCGCCGGCAAGGCGGCCTACAACAGCGCGAAGCACGGGCTGCTCGGGCTCACCAAGGTGGCCGCCCTGGAGGGCGCCGCCGACGGCATCACCGTGAACGCGCTCTGCCCGGGCTACGTGGACACGCCGCTCGTGCGCAACCAGCTCGCCGACCTGGCCCGCACCCGCGGCGTGCCGCTGGAGCGCGTGCTGGAGGACGTCATCTACCCGCTCGTCCCGCAGCGGCGGCTGCTCTCGCCGCGCGAGGTGGCCGACTACGCGCTGTTCCTGGCGAGCGATCGCGCCGCCGGGGTCACCGGGTCGGCGGCGGTGGTGGACGGCGGCTACACCGCGCAGTAG
- a CDS encoding DUF4382 domain-containing protein, whose translation MKLQGLRIALAGALALGLAACGSSSSNDAPARINVRLVDAPGDYVQLFLDVREVQINGPDGWQTLGTWSGGPIDLLTLTNGVSQTLAENAPIAAGHYGQMRLLLGPDNTVVVDGIAEPQPLKVPSGMQSGVKLTVNFDVEPGTTKDVFIDFDAHKSIFVHRAGNSDQYILRPVVRAFDQVVTGTISGTVTAGGTAVAGATVLVETVEGGAPSVVRSTVTGADGKYAVGLLPVAATYYVVTQPVVGGTVYQAFASGPIELTAAAPLPTQDIALTVAAEHGGINGTVTPIATDTQRDLLAIIQPFGATPVNLIVREVTPVVAATETFAAPDLPTGAYSLVLTRDTFDANGDQTGHAVAAPVAATVTNGATANVALTAP comes from the coding sequence ATGAAGCTTCAGGGTCTTCGCATCGCGCTCGCTGGCGCGCTCGCGCTCGGCCTCGCCGCGTGCGGCTCGTCCAGCAGCAACGACGCTCCCGCCCGGATCAACGTCCGGCTGGTGGACGCGCCCGGCGACTACGTGCAGCTGTTCCTCGACGTCCGCGAGGTGCAGATCAACGGACCGGACGGCTGGCAGACGCTGGGCACCTGGTCCGGCGGCCCCATCGACCTGCTCACGCTCACCAACGGCGTGAGCCAGACGCTGGCCGAGAACGCACCCATCGCGGCGGGCCACTACGGGCAGATGCGCCTGCTGCTCGGGCCGGACAACACCGTGGTGGTGGACGGCATCGCCGAGCCGCAGCCGCTCAAGGTGCCCTCGGGCATGCAGTCGGGCGTGAAGCTCACCGTCAACTTCGACGTCGAGCCCGGCACCACCAAGGACGTCTTCATCGACTTCGACGCCCACAAGTCCATCTTCGTCCACCGCGCCGGCAACTCCGACCAGTACATCCTGCGGCCGGTGGTGCGCGCGTTCGACCAGGTGGTCACCGGCACCATCTCCGGCACGGTCACCGCGGGCGGTACGGCGGTGGCGGGCGCCACGGTGCTCGTCGAGACGGTCGAGGGCGGCGCGCCGAGCGTGGTCCGCTCCACCGTGACCGGCGCCGACGGCAAGTACGCGGTCGGCCTGCTGCCGGTCGCCGCCACCTACTACGTGGTCACGCAGCCGGTGGTCGGCGGCACCGTCTACCAGGCCTTCGCGAGCGGCCCCATCGAGCTCACCGCGGCCGCACCGCTGCCCACGCAGGACATCGCGCTCACGGTGGCCGCCGAGCACGGCGGCATCAACGGCACGGTGACGCCCATCGCGACCGACACGCAGCGCGACCTGCTGGCGATCATCCAGCCGTTCGGGGCGACGCCGGTGAACCTGATCGTCCGCGAGGTCACCCCGGTGGTGGCCGCGACCGAGACGTTCGCGGCGCCCGACCTGCCCACCGGCGCGTACTCGCTGGTGCTCACGCGCGACACGTTCGACGCGAACGGCGACCAGACCGGCCACGCGGTGGCCGCGCCGGTGGCCGCGACCGTGACGAACGGCGCTACGGCCAACGTGGCGCTCACCGCGCCGTAG
- a CDS encoding asparaginase, which translates to MRPVSQPIRVFVTGGTFDKEYDELSGRLYFKDTHLPEMLRLARCRLEVSVRNLMMVDSLDMTDGDRRIIVESCRAAAEDRIVVTHGTDTMAETARALLAAGLGKTVVLTGAMIPYAFGSSDGLFNLGSALSFVQVLPPGVYVAMNGRVFAGDKVRKNRQTGIFEDLA; encoded by the coding sequence ATGCGCCCCGTGAGCCAGCCCATCCGCGTGTTCGTCACCGGCGGTACCTTCGACAAGGAGTACGACGAGCTGTCCGGTCGGCTCTACTTCAAGGACACGCACCTGCCGGAGATGCTGCGGCTGGCGCGCTGCCGCCTCGAGGTGAGCGTCCGGAACCTCATGATGGTGGACAGCCTCGACATGACCGACGGCGACCGGCGGATCATCGTGGAGAGCTGCCGCGCCGCCGCCGAGGATCGAATCGTCGTGACCCACGGCACCGACACCATGGCCGAGACGGCGCGGGCGCTCCTCGCCGCCGGTCTGGGCAAGACGGTGGTGCTCACCGGCGCGATGATCCCGTACGCGTTCGGCAGCTCCGATGGCCTGTTCAACCTCGGCAGCGCGCTCTCGTTCGTGCAGGTGCTGCCGCCGGGCGTCTACGTGGCCATGAACGGCCGCGTGTTCGCGGGCGACAAGGTTCGCAAGAACCGGCAAACCGGGATCTTCGAGGACCTCGCCTAG
- a CDS encoding MFS transporter gives MRASPSVRFIVIVLAVAAGASVGNLYLLQPLLPEVARAFSTSPRAVGLVSMLTQVGYGAGMFLFVPLGDVVERRRLMLALLGAVAVALLGVAAAPTLPVLAGASLAVGMTTVVPQLALPLAAHVAPAEERGRAVGAVMGGLLVGILLARTASGFLGAHLGWRAVYVVAAALMLALAAALRALLPRSEPDASMPYPALLRSMLDIAREEPVLREAAALGALGFAAFSVFWSTLAFQLEARHGLGPDVAGLFGVLGAAGALAAPVLGRLADRTSPRANAGISIVVALAGFAVFAASGSVPALVAGVLLLDVGVQGNHVSNLARVHARRPEARSRMNTIYMVTYFAGGALGTAVGTWAWTARGWAGVCAAGAAFLAAALAIWALGLRRAPVAARDGSGGNPARGD, from the coding sequence GTGCGCGCCTCCCCCTCCGTCCGGTTCATCGTGATCGTGCTCGCCGTCGCGGCCGGCGCCAGCGTGGGCAACCTGTACCTGCTGCAGCCGCTCCTGCCCGAGGTGGCGCGCGCGTTCTCGACCTCGCCGCGGGCGGTCGGGCTGGTCTCGATGCTGACGCAGGTCGGCTACGGCGCGGGCATGTTCCTGTTCGTGCCGCTCGGCGACGTGGTGGAGCGGCGCCGGCTCATGCTGGCGCTGCTCGGCGCGGTCGCGGTGGCGCTGCTCGGGGTGGCCGCCGCGCCGACGCTGCCGGTGCTGGCGGGCGCGTCGCTGGCGGTCGGGATGACGACGGTGGTGCCGCAGCTGGCGCTTCCGCTCGCCGCGCACGTGGCGCCGGCGGAGGAGCGCGGCCGCGCGGTGGGCGCGGTGATGGGCGGGCTGCTGGTGGGCATCCTGCTCGCGCGCACCGCGAGCGGCTTCCTGGGCGCGCACCTGGGGTGGCGCGCGGTGTACGTGGTCGCGGCGGCGCTGATGCTGGCGCTGGCGGCGGCGCTCCGGGCGCTGCTCCCGCGCAGCGAACCGGACGCGTCCATGCCGTACCCGGCGCTGCTCCGGTCGATGCTCGACATCGCGCGCGAGGAGCCGGTGCTGCGCGAGGCGGCGGCGCTCGGCGCGCTCGGGTTCGCGGCGTTCAGCGTGTTCTGGAGCACGCTCGCGTTCCAGCTCGAGGCGCGGCACGGGCTCGGGCCGGACGTGGCCGGGCTGTTCGGGGTGCTGGGTGCGGCGGGCGCCCTGGCGGCCCCGGTGCTGGGCCGGCTCGCCGACCGGACCAGCCCGCGCGCGAACGCCGGGATCTCGATCGTGGTGGCGCTGGCCGGGTTCGCGGTGTTCGCCGCGAGCGGGAGCGTCCCCGCGCTGGTCGCGGGGGTGCTGCTCCTCGACGTGGGGGTGCAGGGCAACCACGTCTCCAACCTGGCGCGCGTGCACGCCCGGCGGCCGGAGGCGCGCAGCCGCATGAACACCATCTACATGGTGACCTACTTCGCCGGCGGCGCGCTCGGGACCGCGGTGGGCACCTGGGCGTGGACGGCCCGCGGCTGGGCCGGCGTGTGCGCGGCGGGCGCGGCGTTCCTCGCGGCGGCGCTGGCCATCTGGGCGCTCGGGCTGCGGCGCGCTCCCGTCGCGGCGCGCGACGGATCCGGCGGCAACCCGGCCCGGGGGGATTAG
- a CDS encoding zf-HC2 domain-containing protein — MSACSPEWNERVSAWLDGEVERMERVRVEAHLAGCPGCAAAAAAFGRLGAALRRGAGLARAQHGLPARRRVRPALRAAALAAGLALVAGGVAGGAWLAGRGGVGLDRGLASDAERTHLRSFSRASPCEFESRDAGAVASWLEGALGFSVPVPDLPGATLLGARRCALGGQPAAHLLYRVGERALTVLVPGAGSPASAAVERVSRGGASCTAGPLGERICAVPLGRPALAVSELDPPALLALFDAPRG; from the coding sequence ATGTCGGCCTGTAGCCCGGAGTGGAACGAGCGGGTCTCGGCCTGGCTCGACGGCGAGGTGGAGCGGATGGAGCGGGTGCGGGTGGAGGCCCACCTCGCCGGCTGCCCGGGCTGCGCGGCGGCGGCGGCGGCCTTCGGGCGCCTCGGCGCGGCGCTCCGGCGCGGCGCGGGCCTGGCCCGGGCGCAGCATGGCCTGCCGGCCCGGCGACGGGTCCGGCCGGCCCTCCGCGCGGCGGCGCTCGCGGCGGGGCTCGCGCTCGTGGCGGGCGGGGTCGCCGGCGGCGCCTGGCTGGCGGGGCGGGGCGGGGTGGGGCTGGACCGCGGCCTCGCCTCCGACGCGGAGCGCACGCACCTGCGCTCGTTCTCCCGCGCCTCGCCGTGCGAGTTCGAGTCGCGCGACGCGGGCGCGGTGGCCTCCTGGCTGGAGGGCGCGCTGGGCTTCTCGGTCCCGGTGCCGGATCTGCCCGGCGCGACGCTGCTGGGCGCGCGGCGGTGCGCGCTGGGCGGGCAGCCGGCCGCGCACCTCCTGTACCGGGTGGGCGAGCGCGCGCTCACCGTGCTCGTGCCAGGGGCCGGCTCGCCGGCGTCGGCGGCGGTGGAGCGCGTGTCGCGCGGCGGCGCGAGCTGCACCGCGGGGCCGCTCGGCGAGCGGATCTGCGCGGTGCCGCTGGGGCGGCCGGCGCTGGCGGTGTCGGAGCTGGACCCGCCGGCGCTCCTGGCGCTGTTCGACGCGCCGCGCGGCTGA
- a CDS encoding RNA polymerase sigma factor — MSHPPVPGGFLQRALAQVPFLRRNGRRLARNAADADDLVQETLVRALERQAELRDPARLRGWLGTLQRSIHLNAVRGLRPRLEVLEGGRAAEATPDAAPTAEEALLARALGDGLAAALGALPPEWREALWLREVEELSYQEIARVQGCPVGTVRSRLARARRELAGRLRAEDRHVGL, encoded by the coding sequence GTGTCTCACCCACCGGTGCCCGGCGGCTTCCTCCAGCGTGCGCTCGCGCAGGTCCCGTTCCTCCGCCGGAACGGGCGCCGCCTCGCGCGCAACGCCGCCGACGCGGACGACCTGGTGCAGGAGACGCTGGTGCGCGCGCTGGAGCGCCAGGCGGAGCTGCGCGACCCGGCCCGCCTGCGCGGCTGGCTCGGCACGCTGCAGCGCTCCATCCACCTGAACGCGGTGCGCGGGCTGCGGCCGCGGCTGGAGGTGCTGGAGGGCGGGCGCGCCGCGGAGGCGACGCCGGACGCCGCCCCCACCGCCGAGGAGGCGCTGCTGGCCCGCGCGCTCGGCGACGGGCTCGCGGCGGCGCTCGGCGCGCTCCCGCCGGAGTGGCGCGAGGCGCTGTGGCTGCGCGAGGTGGAGGAGCTGTCGTACCAGGAGATCGCGCGGGTGCAGGGGTGCCCGGTGGGCACGGTGCGCTCGCGCCTGGCGCGGGCGCGGCGGGAGCTCGCCGGCCGCCTGCGCGCGGAGGACCGCCATGTCGGCCTGTAG
- a CDS encoding cytochrome c biogenesis protein CcdA — protein sequence MGFDLPGLFGAGILTFASPCVLPLVPVYLSLLGGASVDALRRGERPRGLVPSAIAFSLGLAAVFVALGAGASAAGEALSAHRDALLAVSGALVVALGLKVLGVLRLPALDVERRPWLARVRPGGSLAASFAFGGAFALGWTPCVGPVLGSVLTWTASAGASPARGALYLGTYAAGLVTPLVLTAVFAGRALGWLDRLKRQLPRLEKATGLLLVGAGILLASDRLMLLMPRAGGGAPAEQVAAGVPAVPAVPSTPSVAAAKPDAAGEPAVCTDASSAACAVAVPDAAGAAPAQLAPRHGPALVEIVSRSCPVCRRMEPVVAAAEHGCPGARVERHTVETPEGAALARAHRVVAVPTFLALDGAGREVQRLVGEQPLETLVDALQRLSGRLCQAAPAAPRPAAG from the coding sequence ATGGGCTTCGATCTGCCCGGCCTGTTCGGCGCCGGGATCCTCACCTTCGCGTCCCCCTGCGTCCTCCCGCTGGTCCCGGTCTACCTGTCGCTGCTGGGCGGCGCCTCGGTGGACGCGCTCCGCCGGGGCGAGCGCCCGCGCGGGCTGGTCCCGTCGGCGATCGCGTTCTCGCTCGGCCTCGCCGCGGTGTTCGTGGCGCTCGGCGCCGGCGCGAGCGCGGCGGGCGAGGCGCTCTCGGCGCACCGGGACGCGCTGCTCGCCGTGTCCGGCGCGCTGGTCGTCGCGCTCGGCCTGAAGGTGCTCGGCGTGCTCCGGCTGCCCGCGCTCGACGTGGAGCGGCGGCCGTGGCTGGCGCGCGTGCGGCCCGGCGGCTCGCTCGCCGCGTCGTTCGCGTTCGGCGGCGCGTTCGCGCTCGGCTGGACCCCCTGCGTCGGCCCGGTCCTCGGCTCGGTGCTCACCTGGACCGCGTCCGCCGGCGCGAGCCCGGCCCGCGGCGCGCTCTACCTCGGCACGTACGCGGCGGGGCTGGTGACGCCGCTCGTCCTCACGGCGGTGTTCGCGGGCCGCGCGCTCGGCTGGCTCGACCGGCTGAAGCGGCAGCTGCCGCGGCTCGAGAAGGCGACCGGGCTGCTGCTGGTCGGCGCCGGGATCCTGCTCGCGTCCGACCGGCTCATGCTGCTCATGCCGCGGGCCGGCGGCGGCGCGCCGGCGGAGCAGGTCGCGGCGGGCGTTCCCGCGGTTCCGGCGGTCCCCTCGACGCCATCCGTCGCGGCCGCCAAGCCCGACGCGGCCGGCGAGCCCGCGGTCTGCACCGACGCGTCCTCGGCCGCCTGCGCGGTCGCCGTGCCCGACGCCGCCGGCGCGGCCCCCGCGCAGCTCGCGCCGCGGCACGGCCCGGCGCTGGTGGAGATCGTGAGCCGGAGCTGCCCGGTGTGCCGGCGGATGGAGCCGGTGGTGGCGGCCGCGGAGCACGGCTGCCCGGGGGCGCGGGTGGAGCGGCACACGGTGGAGACGCCCGAGGGCGCGGCGCTGGCGCGGGCGCACCGGGTGGTGGCGGTGCCCACGTTCCTCGCGCTCGACGGCGCCGGCCGCGAGGTGCAGCGCCTGGTCGGCGAGCAGCCGCTCGAGACGCTCGTGGACGCGCTGCAGCGCCTCTCCGGCCGGCTGTGCCAGGCCGCGCCGGCGGCGCCGCGGCCCGCCGCGGGCTGA
- a CDS encoding aminoacyl-tRNA deacylase yields MIPMMIEAHLKEHHRGYELHTHPFAMSAQDLAATEHISGHRVAKAVVVRLDGRYALAVVSAAEKVRLGVLEEATGAAAELVPEHELAEHFRPCDPGAEPPLGLFGVPIFVDATLAHAPRLLMPAGTYMDSVLLDTAEWMRCEQVQPVANLGAPVH; encoded by the coding sequence ATGATCCCGATGATGATCGAGGCGCACCTGAAGGAGCATCACCGGGGGTACGAGCTGCACACGCACCCCTTCGCCATGTCCGCGCAGGACCTCGCCGCCACCGAGCACATCTCCGGCCACCGCGTCGCGAAGGCGGTGGTGGTGCGGCTCGACGGCCGGTACGCGCTCGCGGTGGTGTCGGCCGCCGAGAAGGTCCGGCTCGGCGTGCTCGAGGAGGCGACGGGCGCCGCCGCCGAGCTGGTCCCCGAGCACGAGCTCGCGGAGCACTTCCGCCCGTGCGACCCCGGCGCCGAGCCGCCGCTCGGCCTGTTCGGCGTGCCGATCTTCGTGGACGCCACGCTCGCCCACGCGCCGCGGCTGCTCATGCCCGCCGGCACCTACATGGACTCGGTCCTGCTCGACACCGCCGAGTGGATGCGCTGCGAGCAGGTGCAGCCGGTCGCCAACCTGGGCGCGCCGGTGCACTGA
- a CDS encoding membrane protein, with amino-acid sequence MKKPALLALALVPTLLLPACVTTTTTTRTWGDPYGNGGDWVRYGRVESIREVVQKQQGNPGAGAVAGAVIGGLLGSALGGHTHYDRYGYAHTHASAGGAVVGAVGGAMIGAAASQGSNAEYRSYEVFVRYEDGGVERYVYQGYAPFRVGDAVALTASGLARE; translated from the coding sequence ATGAAGAAGCCCGCCCTGCTCGCCCTCGCGCTGGTCCCGACGCTGCTCCTCCCCGCCTGCGTGACGACGACCACCACCACGCGTACCTGGGGAGACCCGTACGGCAATGGCGGCGACTGGGTCCGCTACGGCCGCGTCGAGTCGATCCGCGAGGTGGTCCAGAAGCAGCAGGGCAACCCCGGCGCCGGCGCCGTGGCCGGCGCGGTGATCGGCGGCCTGCTCGGCAGCGCCCTCGGCGGCCACACGCACTACGACCGCTACGGCTACGCGCACACGCACGCGAGCGCGGGCGGCGCGGTCGTCGGCGCGGTCGGCGGCGCCATGATCGGCGCGGCGGCCAGCCAGGGCTCGAACGCCGAGTACCGCAGCTACGAGGTGTTCGTGCGCTACGAGGACGGCGGCGTGGAGCGCTACGTGTACCAGGGCTACGCGCCGTTCCGCGTGGGCGACGCGGTGGCGCTCACGGCGAGCGGCCTCGCCCGCGAGTAG